From Orcinus orca chromosome 3, mOrcOrc1.1, whole genome shotgun sequence, a single genomic window includes:
- the CDKN2D gene encoding cyclin-dependent kinase 4 inhibitor D, translated as MLLEEVRAGDRLSGAAARGDVQEVRRLLHRELVHPDALNRFGKTALQVMMFGSPTIALELLKQGASPNVQDASGTTPAHDAARTGFLDTLKVLVEHGADVNAPDGTGALPIHLAVREGHTAVVGFLAAESDLHHRDARGLTPLELARGRGAKDLMDILHIPL; from the exons ATGCTGCTGGAGGAGGTCCGCGCCGGCGACCGGCTGAGCGGGGCGGCGGCCCGGGGAGACGTGCAGGAGGTGCGCCGCCTTCTGCACCGCGAGCTGGTGCACCCCGACGCCCTGAACCGCTTTGGCAAGACGGCGCTGCAG GTCATGATGTTTGGCAGCCCCACCATCGCCCTGGAGCTCCTGAAGCAAGGTGCCAGCCCCAACGTCCAGGATGCCTCCGGCACCACTCCAGCCCATGATGCAGCACGCACTGGATTCCTTGACACCCTGAAAGTGTTGGTGGAGCATGGCGCTGATGTCAATGCACCTGATGGCACCGGGGCCCTCCCCATCCATCTGGCAGTGAGAGAGGGCCACACGGCTGTGGTCGGCTTCCTGGCTGCCGAGTCCGATCTTCATCACAGGGACGCCAGGGGGCTCACACCTCTGGAGCTGGCAAGGGGGAGAGGCGCTAAGGATCTCATGGACATACTGCACATACCACTGTGA